In Monodelphis domestica isolate mMonDom1 chromosome 3, mMonDom1.pri, whole genome shotgun sequence, the following proteins share a genomic window:
- the ANAPC7 gene encoding anaphase-promoting complex subunit 7 isoform X1 → MNVIDHVRDMAAAGLHSNVRLLSSLLLTMSNNNPELFSPSQKYQLLVYHADSLFHDKEYRNAVSKYTMALQQKKALSKTSKVRPSTGNAASTPQSQCLPSEIEVKYRMAECYTMLKQDKDAIAVLDGIPSRQRTPKINMMLANLYKKAGQERSSVTSYKEVLRQCPLALDAILGLLSLSVKGAEVASMTMNVIQSIPNLDWLSVWIKAYAFVHTGDNTRAINTICSLEKKSLLRDNVDLLGSLADLYFRAGDNKNSILKFEQAQMLDPYLIKGMDVYGYLLAREGRLEDVESLGCRLFNISDQHAEPWVVSGCHSFYSKRYSRALYLGAKAIQLNSNSVQALLLKGAALRNMGRVQEAIIHFREAIRLAPCRLDCYEGLIECYLASNSIREAMVMANNVYKTLGANAQTLTLLATVCLEDPVTQEKAKTLLDKALTQRPDYIKAVVKKAELLSREQKYEDGIALLRNALANQSDCVLHRILGDFLVAVNEYQEAMDQYSIALSLDPNDQKSLEGMQKMEKEESPTDATQEEDVDDMEGSGEEGDLEGSDSEAAQWADQEQWFGMQ, encoded by the exons TGAATTATTCTCTCCATCTCAGAAGTACCAGCTTTTGGTCTACCATGCAGATTCTCTCTTTCATGATAAAGAATATCGGAATGCTGTTAGCAAGTACACAATGGCCCTCCAGCAGAAGAAGGCCTTAAGTAAAACATCAAAAGTGAGACCTTCTACTGGGAATGCTGCTTCAACTCCTCAGAGTCAG tGTCTCCCATCTGAAATTGAAGTGAAATACAGAATGGCTGAGTGTTACACAATGCTAAAACAAGACAAAGATGCCATCGCTGTCCTTGATGGGATCCCTTCAAGACAAAGAACCCCTAAA ATAAACATGATGTTGGCCAACTTGTACAAGAAGGCTGGGCAGGAACGCTCATCTGTGACCAGTTACAAAGAGGTGCTGAGACAGTGTCCCCTGGCTCTGGATGCCATTCTAG GTTTATTGTCCCTTTCTGTAAAAGGTGCAGAAGTGGCATCCATGACAATGAATGTAATTCAGAGCATTCCTAACTTGGACTGGCTTTCagtgtggatcaaagcatatgcCTTTGTGCACACTGGCGACAACACCAGAGCTATCAATACCATCTG TTCCCTAGAGAAAAAGTCCTTATTGAGAGATAATGTGGACCTACTGGGGAGCCTAGCAGATCTGTACTTCAGAGCTGGAGATAACAAAAACTCCATTCTCAAATTTGAACAGGCTCAGATGTTGGATCCCTATCTGATAAAAG GAATGGATGTCTATGGATACTTACTGGCACGAGAAGGACGCCTAGAGGATGTCGAGAGCCTGGGCTGCcgattatttaatatttctgatcaGCATGCTGAACCTTGGGTGGTGTCTGG atGTCATAGTTTCTATAGTAAACGGTACTCTCGGGCCTTGTATTTAGGAGCCAAGGCCATTCAGCTCAATAGCAACAGTGTCCAAGCTTTGTTGCTAAAGGGAGCAGCCCTTAGAAATATGGGCAGAGTTCAGGAAGCCATAATTCATTTTCGGGAAGCCATACGTCTTGCCCCTTGCCGACTAGACTGTTACGAAG GGCTCATTGAATGCTATTTAGCCTCCAACAGTATCCGGGAGGCAATGGTGATGGCTAACAATGTCTATAAAACCCTTGGAGCAAATGCACAGACCCTCACTCTTCTAGCCACTGTGTGTCTTGAAGATCCCGTCACCCAGGAGAAAGCTAAGACCTTGCTGGACAAAGCCCTGACCCAGAGGCCGGACTACATTAAGGCAGTGGTGAAGAAAGCAGAGTTACTGA GCAGAGAACAGAAATATGAAGATGGCATTGCCTTGCTGAGGAATGCTTTGGCCAATCAGAGTGACTGTGTACTGCATCGGATCCTGGGTGATTTCCTGGTAGCCGTCAATGAATATCAGGAAGCCATGGACCAGTACAGTATTGCTCTAAG CCTGGATCCCAATGACCAGAAGTCTCTGGAGGGGATGCAGAagatggagaaggaggagagCCCCACGGATGCCACTCAGGAGGAAGACGTGGATGACATGGAAGGCAGCGGGGAAGAAGGAGACTTGGAGGGCAGCGACAGCGAGGCGGCCCAGTGGGCCGACCAGGAGCAGTGGTTTGGCATGCAGTGA
- the ANAPC7 gene encoding anaphase-promoting complex subunit 7 isoform X2, translated as MAECYTMLKQDKDAIAVLDGIPSRQRTPKINMMLANLYKKAGQERSSVTSYKEVLRQCPLALDAILGLLSLSVKGAEVASMTMNVIQSIPNLDWLSVWIKAYAFVHTGDNTRAINTICSLEKKSLLRDNVDLLGSLADLYFRAGDNKNSILKFEQAQMLDPYLIKGMDVYGYLLAREGRLEDVESLGCRLFNISDQHAEPWVVSGCHSFYSKRYSRALYLGAKAIQLNSNSVQALLLKGAALRNMGRVQEAIIHFREAIRLAPCRLDCYEGLIECYLASNSIREAMVMANNVYKTLGANAQTLTLLATVCLEDPVTQEKAKTLLDKALTQRPDYIKAVVKKAELLSREQKYEDGIALLRNALANQSDCVLHRILGDFLVAVNEYQEAMDQYSIALSLDPNDQKSLEGMQKMEKEESPTDATQEEDVDDMEGSGEEGDLEGSDSEAAQWADQEQWFGMQ; from the exons ATGGCTGAGTGTTACACAATGCTAAAACAAGACAAAGATGCCATCGCTGTCCTTGATGGGATCCCTTCAAGACAAAGAACCCCTAAA ATAAACATGATGTTGGCCAACTTGTACAAGAAGGCTGGGCAGGAACGCTCATCTGTGACCAGTTACAAAGAGGTGCTGAGACAGTGTCCCCTGGCTCTGGATGCCATTCTAG GTTTATTGTCCCTTTCTGTAAAAGGTGCAGAAGTGGCATCCATGACAATGAATGTAATTCAGAGCATTCCTAACTTGGACTGGCTTTCagtgtggatcaaagcatatgcCTTTGTGCACACTGGCGACAACACCAGAGCTATCAATACCATCTG TTCCCTAGAGAAAAAGTCCTTATTGAGAGATAATGTGGACCTACTGGGGAGCCTAGCAGATCTGTACTTCAGAGCTGGAGATAACAAAAACTCCATTCTCAAATTTGAACAGGCTCAGATGTTGGATCCCTATCTGATAAAAG GAATGGATGTCTATGGATACTTACTGGCACGAGAAGGACGCCTAGAGGATGTCGAGAGCCTGGGCTGCcgattatttaatatttctgatcaGCATGCTGAACCTTGGGTGGTGTCTGG atGTCATAGTTTCTATAGTAAACGGTACTCTCGGGCCTTGTATTTAGGAGCCAAGGCCATTCAGCTCAATAGCAACAGTGTCCAAGCTTTGTTGCTAAAGGGAGCAGCCCTTAGAAATATGGGCAGAGTTCAGGAAGCCATAATTCATTTTCGGGAAGCCATACGTCTTGCCCCTTGCCGACTAGACTGTTACGAAG GGCTCATTGAATGCTATTTAGCCTCCAACAGTATCCGGGAGGCAATGGTGATGGCTAACAATGTCTATAAAACCCTTGGAGCAAATGCACAGACCCTCACTCTTCTAGCCACTGTGTGTCTTGAAGATCCCGTCACCCAGGAGAAAGCTAAGACCTTGCTGGACAAAGCCCTGACCCAGAGGCCGGACTACATTAAGGCAGTGGTGAAGAAAGCAGAGTTACTGA GCAGAGAACAGAAATATGAAGATGGCATTGCCTTGCTGAGGAATGCTTTGGCCAATCAGAGTGACTGTGTACTGCATCGGATCCTGGGTGATTTCCTGGTAGCCGTCAATGAATATCAGGAAGCCATGGACCAGTACAGTATTGCTCTAAG CCTGGATCCCAATGACCAGAAGTCTCTGGAGGGGATGCAGAagatggagaaggaggagagCCCCACGGATGCCACTCAGGAGGAAGACGTGGATGACATGGAAGGCAGCGGGGAAGAAGGAGACTTGGAGGGCAGCGACAGCGAGGCGGCCCAGTGGGCCGACCAGGAGCAGTGGTTTGGCATGCAGTGA